Part of the Candidatus Bathyarchaeia archaeon genome, GAAACGGTTAGTTGAGTCCAGAAGAGGAGGAGTCAGTGTCGAGGAGTGACTGTGATAAACGATGACGATAGCGGTACGATTCTCCGGTAAACTCCAGAATATAGCCTTTGTGTGTCAATCGATCAATAAAGGCAGTGGTCATGACCTCATCCGCAAAAATCTGATTCCACTCAGAAAAGCGCAAATTACTGGTGATAATGATAGAAACGCGCTCATACAGGTCAGAAACGAGCTGGAAAAGTAATTGGCTTCCCTCTTTAGCGACCGGGAAAAAGCCCAACTCATCAAGGATCAGCAGATCGAGTTTTTCAAACTTGGCGACGAAGCGTGAGAGACGGAGGTTGTGCTGCATCACCATGAGTTCGTCCACCAGCTTGGCTGTGCGATAGAACCGGACCCGTTTGTTTTGCCGACAAGCTGCTAGAGCCAAGCCAATCGCCAAATGAGTTTTGCCCAGTCCGGGCGTGCCGACCAACAAGAGGTTTTCTGCCCGTTCCATGTATCCCCCTTGTGCCAGTTCCAGAACGTGCGTTTTCTGAATACTCTCGACTGCCGCAAAATCGTAGGTTGCTAGCTCTTTGATAAAGGGCAATTTGGCGGCAGCAATGGCTCGTTCGATCCGTTGTGCTTTGCGATGGCTTACCTCTGCCTCACAGAGCGCCAGTAAAAATCGCTCATAGGGCAGACCAGAACGCATAGCATCCTTGGCGTAGGCTTGATAGTTTTCCTGGAAGGCTTCCAGGTCGAGGGCTTGCAGATAGTTT contains:
- the istB gene encoding IS21-like element helper ATPase IstB, producing MQTTPLKEQGQQALLENYLQALDLEAFQENYQAYAKDAMRSGLPYERFLLALCEAEVSHRKAQRIERAIAAAKLPFIKELATYDFAAVESIQKTHVLELAQGGYMERAENLLLVGTPGLGKTHLAIGLALAACRQNKRVRFYRTAKLVDELMVMQHNLRLSRFVAKFEKLDLLILDELGFFPVAKEGSQLLFQLVSDLYERVSIIITSNLRFSEWNQIFADEVMTTAFIDRLTHKGYILEFTGESYRYRHRLSQSLLDTDSSSSGLN